One window of the Streptomyces sp. NBC_00259 genome contains the following:
- a CDS encoding aspartate aminotransferase family protein — protein sequence MSDLYERHRAVIPDWVALYYKDPVEITHGEGRYVWDAAGNRYLDFFGGILTTMTAHALPEVTKAVSEQAGRIVHSSTLYLNRPMVELAERVAALSGIPDARVFFTTSGTEANDTALLLATAYRRSNQILAMRNSYHGRSFSAVSITGNRAWSPTGLSPLQTLYVHGGVRTRGPYAALSDAQFTEACVADLEDLLGHTHDVAALIAEPVQGVGGFTSPPDGLYAAFREVLDRHGILWISDEVQTGWGRTGDHFWGWQAHAASGPPDILTFAKGIGNGMSLGGVVARADVMNCIDANSISTFGGSPVTAAAGLANLSYLLEHDLQGNARRVGGLLIERLRAIAAAVPAVREVRGRGLMIGVELVRPGTDEAFPEAATAVLEAAREGGLLIGKGGAHNTSVLRIAPPLSLTVAEAEEGASILERTLRSL from the coding sequence GTGAGCGACCTGTACGAGCGGCACCGCGCCGTCATCCCCGACTGGGTCGCCCTCTACTACAAGGACCCCGTCGAGATCACCCATGGCGAGGGACGGTACGTCTGGGACGCGGCCGGCAACCGCTACCTCGACTTCTTCGGCGGCATCCTCACCACGATGACCGCCCACGCCCTTCCCGAGGTCACCAAGGCCGTCAGCGAGCAGGCCGGGCGGATCGTCCACTCCTCCACGCTCTATCTGAACCGCCCCATGGTCGAGCTGGCCGAGCGCGTCGCCGCCCTCTCCGGCATCCCCGACGCCCGGGTCTTCTTCACCACCTCCGGTACCGAGGCCAACGACACCGCCCTGCTGCTGGCCACCGCGTACCGCAGGTCCAACCAGATCCTGGCCATGCGCAACAGCTACCACGGCCGCTCCTTCTCGGCCGTGTCCATCACCGGCAACCGCGCCTGGTCCCCGACCGGCCTCTCCCCGCTGCAGACGCTGTACGTGCACGGGGGCGTCCGCACCCGCGGCCCGTACGCGGCGCTGTCGGACGCGCAGTTCACCGAGGCCTGCGTGGCCGATCTGGAGGACCTGCTCGGCCACACCCACGACGTGGCCGCGCTGATCGCCGAACCGGTCCAGGGCGTCGGCGGATTCACCTCGCCGCCGGACGGGCTCTACGCCGCGTTCCGCGAGGTCCTCGACCGGCACGGCATCCTGTGGATCTCCGACGAGGTGCAGACCGGCTGGGGCAGGACCGGCGACCACTTCTGGGGCTGGCAGGCCCACGCGGCGAGCGGTCCGCCGGACATCCTCACCTTCGCCAAGGGCATCGGCAACGGCATGTCGCTGGGCGGGGTCGTGGCCCGCGCCGACGTGATGAACTGCATCGACGCCAACTCCATCTCCACCTTCGGCGGTTCACCCGTCACCGCGGCCGCCGGGCTCGCGAACCTCTCGTACCTCCTGGAACACGACCTCCAGGGCAACGCGCGCCGCGTCGGCGGGCTGCTCATCGAGCGGCTCCGCGCCATCGCCGCAGCGGTCCCCGCCGTGCGCGAGGTGCGCGGACGCGGACTGATGATCGGTGTCGAACTGGTCAGGCCCGGCACGGACGAGGCATTCCCGGAGGCCGCCACCGCCGTACTCGAAGCGGCACGCGAGGGCGGGCTGCTCATCGGCAAGGGCGGCGCCCACAACACCAGCGTGCTGCGGATCGCGCCGCCGCTGTCCCTCACCGTCGCCGAGGCGGAAGAGGGCGCCTCGATCCTCGAACGAACGCTGCGCAGCCTCTAG
- the hydA gene encoding dihydropyrimidinase encodes MSNRTLIRGGLVITAADETHADVLIEDGRIAALAAHGSTAAESWSADRTIDATGKYVIPGGVDAHTHMELPFGGTFASDTFETGTRAAAWGGTTTIVDFAVQTQGQGLREGLDAWYAKADGNCAIDYGFHMILSDVNESSLKEMDLLVEEGVTSFKLFMAYPGVFYSDDGQILRAMQRGTSNGGLIMMHAENGIAIDVLVEQALARGETDPRYHGEVRKVLLEAEATHRAIQLARVAGAPLYVVHVSAEEAVAELATARDKGLPVFGETCPQYLFLSTDNLAEPDFEGAKYVCSTPLRPREHQAALWRGLRTNDLQVVSTDHCPFCFTGQKDLGRGDFSKIPNGLPGVENRMDLLHQAVLDGHISRRRWIEIACASPARMFGLYPKKGTIAPGADADVVVYDPGASQTLSAQTHHMNVDYSAYEGKRITGQVETVLSRGEVVIDQREFTGRVGHGVYTPRSTCQYLN; translated from the coding sequence ATGAGCAACCGCACCCTGATCCGCGGCGGACTCGTCATCACCGCGGCCGACGAGACCCACGCCGATGTCCTGATCGAGGACGGCCGCATCGCCGCCCTGGCCGCCCACGGCTCCACCGCCGCCGAGAGCTGGAGCGCCGACCGCACCATCGACGCCACCGGGAAGTACGTCATCCCGGGCGGTGTGGACGCGCACACCCACATGGAGCTGCCGTTCGGCGGCACCTTCGCCTCCGACACCTTCGAGACCGGAACGCGGGCCGCCGCCTGGGGCGGCACCACCACCATCGTGGACTTCGCCGTCCAGACACAGGGCCAGGGACTGCGCGAAGGGCTCGACGCCTGGTACGCGAAGGCCGACGGCAACTGCGCGATCGACTACGGCTTCCACATGATCCTCTCCGACGTCAACGAGTCCTCGCTCAAGGAGATGGACCTGCTCGTCGAGGAGGGCGTCACCTCCTTCAAGCTCTTCATGGCCTATCCCGGCGTCTTCTACAGCGACGACGGCCAGATCCTGCGCGCCATGCAGCGCGGCACCTCCAACGGCGGGCTGATCATGATGCACGCCGAGAACGGCATCGCCATCGACGTCCTCGTCGAACAGGCCCTGGCGCGCGGCGAGACCGATCCCCGCTACCACGGCGAGGTCCGCAAGGTGCTGCTGGAGGCCGAGGCCACGCACCGCGCCATCCAGCTCGCCCGGGTCGCCGGCGCTCCGCTGTACGTCGTCCACGTCTCGGCCGAGGAGGCCGTCGCCGAGCTCGCCACCGCCCGCGACAAGGGACTCCCGGTCTTCGGTGAGACCTGCCCGCAGTATCTGTTCCTGTCCACCGACAATCTCGCCGAGCCGGACTTCGAGGGCGCGAAGTACGTGTGCAGCACGCCTCTGAGGCCGCGCGAGCACCAGGCCGCGCTGTGGCGGGGACTGCGGACCAACGACCTCCAGGTCGTCTCCACCGACCACTGCCCGTTCTGCTTCACGGGCCAGAAGGACCTCGGCCGCGGCGACTTCTCCAAGATCCCCAACGGGCTCCCGGGGGTGGAGAACCGGATGGACCTGCTGCACCAGGCGGTCCTCGACGGGCACATCTCCCGCCGCCGCTGGATCGAGATCGCCTGCGCCTCGCCCGCCCGGATGTTCGGCCTCTACCCGAAGAAGGGCACCATCGCCCCCGGCGCCGACGCCGACGTCGTCGTGTACGACCCGGGCGCCTCGCAGACCCTGTCGGCGCAGACCCACCACATGAACGTCGACTACTCGGCCTACGAGGGCAAGCGGATCACCGGACAGGTGGAGACCGTCCTCTCGCGCGGCGAAGTCGTCATCGACCAGCGGGAGTTCACGGGCCGGGTCGGCCACGGCGTGTACACCCCCCGCTCCACCTGTCAGTACCTTAACTAG
- a CDS encoding TIGR03842 family LLM class F420-dependent oxidoreductase, which yields MDFGLVLQTDPPASAVVGLMRRAERNGFRYGWTFDSAVLWQEPFVIYSQILEHTQKMHVGPMVTNPGTRTWEVTASTFATLNDMYGNRTVCGIGRGDSAMRVAGRRPNTLARLGEAIGVIRDLAEGREAVVDGQPLRIPWVRDGKLPVWMAAYGPKALALAGQRADGFILQLADLYLTEWMVKAVRAAAAEAGRDPEAITICVAAPAYVGDDLAHARDQCRWFGGMVGNHVADLVSRYGEHSDMVPEALTAYIKERHGYDYSHHGKAGNPSTDFVPDEIVDRFCLLGPASAHIEKLKALRDLGVDQFAVYNMHDAKEATIDAYGAEIIPALNR from the coding sequence GTGGACTTCGGACTCGTCCTGCAGACCGATCCGCCCGCCTCGGCGGTCGTGGGCCTGATGCGGCGCGCGGAGCGCAACGGCTTCCGCTACGGCTGGACGTTCGACTCGGCGGTCCTGTGGCAGGAGCCGTTCGTCATCTACAGCCAGATCCTGGAACACACGCAGAAGATGCACGTGGGCCCCATGGTCACCAACCCCGGGACCAGGACGTGGGAGGTCACCGCCTCCACCTTCGCCACCCTCAACGACATGTACGGCAACCGCACCGTCTGCGGTATCGGCCGAGGCGACTCCGCGATGCGGGTCGCCGGCCGCCGGCCCAACACCCTGGCGCGGCTCGGCGAGGCGATCGGAGTCATCCGCGACCTCGCCGAGGGGCGCGAGGCGGTCGTCGACGGACAGCCGCTGCGGATCCCCTGGGTCCGCGACGGGAAACTGCCGGTGTGGATGGCCGCGTACGGGCCCAAGGCGCTGGCCCTCGCCGGGCAGCGGGCCGACGGCTTCATCCTCCAGCTCGCCGACCTCTACCTCACCGAGTGGATGGTGAAGGCCGTGCGCGCCGCGGCCGCCGAGGCCGGACGCGACCCGGAGGCGATCACCATCTGCGTCGCCGCGCCCGCGTACGTCGGTGACGACCTGGCGCACGCCCGCGACCAGTGCCGCTGGTTCGGCGGGATGGTCGGCAACCACGTCGCCGATCTGGTCTCCCGCTACGGAGAGCACTCGGACATGGTGCCGGAGGCGCTGACCGCCTACATCAAGGAACGGCACGGCTACGACTACAGCCACCACGGCAAGGCCGGGAACCCCTCCACGGACTTCGTGCCCGACGAGATCGTCGACCGCTTCTGCCTGCTCGGCCCGGCGTCCGCGCACATCGAGAAGCTGAAGGCGCTGCGCGACCTGGGCGTGGACCAGTTCGCGGTCTACAACATGCACGACGCGAAGGAAGCGACGATCGACGCCTACGGGGCCGAGATCATCCCCGCACTCAACCGCTGA
- a CDS encoding NCS1 family nucleobase:cation symporter-1, whose amino-acid sequence MTATVPPAPSPSPSGSGQITDAQGRVELVPGALPDEGRFVNGDLLPVPFARRHWTTYNFAALWVGMAHNIPSWLLASGLVALGMDWKQAVFTIALANVIVLFPMLLTGHAGPKYGIPFPVLARASFGLRGANLPALIRAAVACAWFGIQTWIGGQGIFVLLGTIFGGWAEVAEIGGQPWTLWLCFLVFWVLELAIIYRGMETLRRFENWAAPFVIVGALVLLVWIAVKAGGFGPLLDQPSKLGWGEDFWPVFFPALMGMIAFWSTLSLNIPDFTRFGAGQRAQVWGQTLGLPTTMTLFALLSVFVTSGSQAVYGAPIWDPVQLAAKTDNVFGLLFALVTVLIATISVNIAANVVSPAYDLANLAPRFINFRTGALITGVVGVLIMPWKLTETPELYIFTWLGLVGGLLGTVAGILIADYWVIRRAHLDLADLYRPEGRYWYASGWNWRAVLSFVVGGVLAVGGSHSAPGKGPFPEEGLIPFLKPLADYGWAVGLAAALLLYTLLMLPQRVRQH is encoded by the coding sequence ATGACCGCGACCGTCCCCCCGGCCCCGTCCCCCTCCCCGTCCGGCTCCGGCCAGATAACCGATGCCCAGGGCCGGGTGGAGCTCGTCCCCGGCGCCCTCCCCGACGAAGGCCGCTTCGTCAACGGCGATCTGCTGCCCGTGCCGTTCGCCCGCCGCCACTGGACCACGTACAACTTCGCCGCCCTGTGGGTCGGCATGGCCCACAACATCCCGTCGTGGCTGCTCGCCTCCGGGCTCGTCGCGCTCGGCATGGACTGGAAACAGGCCGTCTTCACGATCGCGCTGGCCAATGTGATCGTGCTGTTCCCGATGCTGCTCACCGGGCATGCAGGGCCCAAGTACGGCATCCCCTTCCCGGTGCTCGCGCGCGCCTCCTTCGGACTGCGCGGCGCCAACCTCCCGGCGCTGATCCGGGCCGCGGTGGCCTGCGCCTGGTTCGGCATCCAGACCTGGATCGGCGGCCAGGGCATCTTCGTGCTGCTCGGCACCATCTTCGGCGGCTGGGCGGAGGTGGCCGAGATCGGCGGCCAGCCGTGGACGCTGTGGCTGTGCTTCCTCGTCTTCTGGGTGCTCGAACTCGCCATCATCTACCGGGGCATGGAGACCCTGCGCAGATTCGAGAACTGGGCGGCACCGTTCGTCATCGTCGGCGCGCTGGTGCTGCTGGTGTGGATCGCCGTCAAGGCGGGCGGCTTCGGTCCGCTGCTCGACCAGCCCTCGAAGCTCGGCTGGGGCGAGGACTTCTGGCCGGTGTTCTTCCCCGCCCTGATGGGGATGATCGCCTTCTGGTCCACTCTGTCCCTCAACATCCCGGACTTCACCCGCTTCGGCGCCGGCCAGCGCGCCCAGGTCTGGGGCCAGACGCTGGGCCTGCCCACGACCATGACGCTCTTCGCGCTGCTGTCGGTGTTCGTCACCTCCGGCTCCCAGGCCGTGTACGGTGCGCCGATCTGGGACCCGGTCCAGCTCGCCGCCAAGACGGACAACGTCTTCGGGCTGCTGTTCGCCCTGGTGACGGTGCTGATCGCGACGATCTCCGTGAACATCGCGGCGAACGTGGTGTCACCCGCGTACGACCTGGCGAACCTCGCGCCGCGCTTCATCAACTTCCGTACCGGCGCGCTGATCACGGGCGTCGTCGGCGTCCTCATCATGCCGTGGAAGCTGACCGAGACCCCCGAGCTGTACATCTTCACCTGGCTCGGTCTCGTCGGCGGACTGCTCGGCACCGTCGCCGGCATCCTCATCGCCGACTACTGGGTCATCCGCCGCGCCCATCTGGACCTGGCGGACCTCTACCGGCCCGAGGGGCGCTACTGGTACGCGTCCGGCTGGAACTGGCGGGCCGTCCTCTCCTTCGTGGTGGGCGGCGTGCTGGCGGTGGGCGGCTCGCACTCCGCGCCGGGGAAGGGACCGTTCCCCGAGGAGGGCCTGATCCCCTTCCTGAAGCCGCTCGCGGACTACGGCTGGGCGGTGGGGCTCGCGGCCGCGCTGCTGCTGTACACCCTGCTGATGCTGCCGCAACGGGTCCGGCAGCACTGA
- a CDS encoding SDR family NAD(P)-dependent oxidoreductase → MRITGSTVLLTGVTGGIGAALAAELARRGARLILTGRRADALDPLVKAYDARGIVADLADPDDVTRLAREAAGTEILIANAALPSSGELLDYTPDQIDRALAVNLRAPAMLARLLAPAMVEAGRGHLAFVGSISGKTATKHSALYNATKFGLRGFALGLRQDLHEHGVGVSVVQPGFVRDAGMFAATGAGTPAGLRTVSPRQVVAGVVRAVERDRAEVNVAPPEMRILSAIGGQFPGFAERVQRRSGGAERTVRRIVAAQRDSR, encoded by the coding sequence ATGCGCATCACCGGATCAACCGTTCTGCTCACCGGTGTCACCGGCGGTATCGGCGCCGCGCTCGCGGCCGAACTCGCCCGCCGAGGCGCCCGGTTGATCCTCACGGGACGCCGCGCCGACGCGCTCGACCCGCTGGTGAAGGCGTACGACGCACGAGGAATCGTCGCCGATCTGGCCGACCCGGACGATGTCACGCGCCTCGCCCGCGAGGCGGCCGGCACCGAGATCCTCATCGCCAACGCCGCGCTGCCCTCCAGCGGCGAACTCCTCGACTACACCCCGGACCAGATCGACCGCGCCCTCGCGGTCAACCTCCGCGCCCCGGCCATGCTGGCCCGGCTGCTCGCCCCCGCCATGGTCGAGGCGGGCCGGGGCCATCTGGCGTTCGTCGGCTCCATCTCGGGCAAGACGGCGACGAAGCACTCGGCCCTCTACAACGCCACCAAGTTCGGGCTGCGCGGCTTCGCGCTCGGGCTGCGCCAGGACCTGCACGAGCACGGTGTCGGCGTGTCGGTGGTGCAGCCCGGATTCGTCCGGGACGCGGGCATGTTCGCGGCGACGGGTGCCGGGACGCCGGCGGGGCTGCGTACCGTCTCACCGCGGCAGGTCGTCGCGGGCGTGGTACGGGCCGTGGAGCGCGACCGCGCCGAAGTGAACGTGGCCCCGCCCGAGATGAGGATCCTCAGTGCGATCGGCGGCCAGTTCCCCGGCTTCGCCGAGCGCGTCCAGCGCCGCTCCGGCGGCGCGGAGCGGACGGTCCGCCGCATCGTGGCGGCCCAGCGCGACAGCCGCTGA
- a CDS encoding amidase → MSTTDFSGLVEHAGKLRDGQATSVELVQASIERIEASRPTLNAFRHVRAEAALAEAQDADRRLAAGERLPLLGVPMAVKDDTDVAGLPTLFGCQGDLAPARADGEVVRRLRAAGAVIVGKTNSCELGQWAFTEGPAFGATRNPWSTDHTPGGSSGGSAAAVAAGLVPAALGSDGAGSIRIPAAWTHLVGIKPQRGRVSVHPHTDAFQGLTVNGPLARTVADAALLLDVVQGSHPEDLHRPDAIDASAAARREPGRLRIALAWRPPLTLTGARPHPDVRRAVTRLAEALARLGHDVEEARPRYGLIGLGFVPRGTTGIAEIAALHPEPDLLDPRTRTALRNGRLLGGRVVRAARAREARQHSRIGALFDSYDVLLTPTTAAPPPRIGTFDGLSAWRTNKAMAAVCPYAWPWNVLGWPGVNVPAGFTADGLPVGAQLLGPEGGEERLISLAAQLEDDLRWHEHYPDPLITWGASVEQ, encoded by the coding sequence ATGTCCACAACAGATTTCTCGGGACTCGTCGAGCACGCAGGAAAGCTGAGGGACGGCCAGGCCACCTCGGTGGAACTCGTCCAGGCGTCGATCGAGCGCATCGAGGCGAGCCGGCCCACCCTCAACGCCTTCCGGCACGTACGGGCCGAGGCCGCGCTCGCGGAGGCCCAGGACGCCGACCGCCGGCTGGCGGCGGGGGAGCGGCTGCCGCTGCTCGGCGTGCCCATGGCCGTCAAGGACGACACCGATGTGGCGGGGCTGCCCACGCTGTTCGGCTGCCAGGGGGACCTCGCGCCCGCCCGCGCCGACGGCGAGGTGGTACGCCGGCTGCGCGCGGCCGGCGCCGTCATCGTCGGCAAGACCAACTCCTGCGAGCTGGGCCAGTGGGCGTTCACCGAGGGCCCCGCCTTCGGCGCCACCCGCAACCCCTGGTCCACGGACCACACCCCGGGCGGATCCTCCGGCGGCTCGGCCGCCGCCGTCGCCGCGGGCCTCGTGCCCGCCGCCCTCGGCTCCGACGGCGCCGGCTCCATCCGCATCCCCGCCGCCTGGACCCATCTCGTCGGCATCAAACCGCAGCGCGGCCGCGTCTCGGTCCACCCGCACACCGACGCCTTCCAGGGCCTCACCGTCAACGGCCCGCTCGCCCGCACCGTCGCCGACGCCGCCCTGCTGCTCGACGTCGTCCAGGGCTCCCACCCGGAGGACCTGCACCGGCCGGACGCCATCGACGCCTCGGCCGCGGCCCGCCGCGAACCGGGCCGGCTGCGCATCGCCCTCGCCTGGCGGCCACCGCTCACGCTCACCGGCGCCAGGCCCCACCCCGACGTCCGCCGCGCCGTGACCCGGCTCGCCGAGGCCCTCGCCCGCCTCGGCCACGATGTCGAGGAGGCCCGGCCCCGCTACGGGCTGATCGGCCTCGGCTTCGTCCCGCGCGGCACCACGGGCATCGCCGAGATCGCCGCCCTGCACCCCGAACCGGACCTGCTCGACCCGCGCACCCGCACCGCCCTGCGCAACGGCAGGCTGCTCGGCGGCCGGGTCGTACGGGCCGCCCGTGCCCGCGAGGCCCGCCAGCACAGCCGTATCGGCGCGCTGTTCGACTCGTACGACGTGCTGCTCACCCCGACCACCGCCGCGCCCCCGCCGCGCATCGGCACCTTCGACGGGCTCAGCGCCTGGCGGACCAACAAGGCCATGGCGGCGGTGTGCCCGTACGCCTGGCCCTGGAACGTCCTCGGCTGGCCCGGAGTGAACGTCCCCGCGGGCTTCACCGCGGACGGGCTGCCCGTCGGCGCGCAGCTGCTCGGCCCCGAGGGCGGGGAGGAGCGGCTCATCTCGCTGGCCGCCCAGCTGGAGGACGACCTCCGCTGGCACGAGCACTACCCCGACCCCCTGATCACCTGGGGTGCCTCGGTGGAACAATGA
- a CDS encoding TetR/AcrR family transcriptional regulator gives MSSQTSASAASAAPSIPPTRQRIIGAVLRIIGQDGIAAVTNRRIAKEAGVSLGSVTYHFASQHDLLREALLHFVREETRRFTDLADAGQAEGVDIDGAAVLAGQVADGTVFDSEHIAPFELYIQAGRDERLREAAAECFSAYDRLAAQILTALGVPDADRLAASTVALVTGLQLRRLATGSPAQDLTDALLLLVRGAG, from the coding sequence ATGTCCAGCCAGACCAGCGCGTCCGCGGCGTCCGCCGCACCCTCCATACCTCCGACCCGGCAGCGCATCATCGGCGCCGTCCTGCGCATCATCGGCCAGGACGGCATCGCCGCCGTCACCAACCGGCGGATAGCCAAGGAGGCCGGGGTCTCGCTCGGTTCGGTCACCTACCACTTCGCCAGCCAGCACGACCTGCTGCGTGAGGCGCTGTTGCACTTCGTCCGCGAGGAGACCAGGCGCTTCACCGATCTCGCGGACGCCGGCCAGGCCGAGGGCGTCGACATCGACGGTGCGGCCGTGCTGGCCGGACAGGTCGCGGACGGCACCGTCTTCGACAGCGAACACATCGCACCCTTCGAGCTGTACATCCAGGCGGGACGCGACGAGCGGCTCCGCGAGGCCGCCGCCGAGTGCTTCAGCGCCTACGACCGGCTCGCCGCGCAGATCCTCACCGCCCTCGGCGTTCCCGACGCCGACCGTCTCGCCGCCTCCACCGTCGCGCTGGTCACCGGGCTCCAGCTGCGCCGCCTGGCCACCGGCTCCCCGGCGCAGGACCTCACGGACGCACTGCTGCTGCTGGTGCGCGGCGCCGGCTGA
- a CDS encoding FAD-binding oxidoreductase — MGGTARRANAAATEGETGAGGGLTRRGLLGAGIAAGAAATAAGVFASRAPAATAGRAPAAPRAGDWTALARGLDGTLVRPGSRDYDTARTLFNPRFDGVRPAGIAYCARPEDVRSCLEFARRHQVPVAVRSGGHSYAGWSSGPGLIVDVQKMASVSLSGTGATIGAGAKLIDVYDRLTARGRTVPAGSCPTVGISGLALGGGVGVVSRAYGLTSDSITGARIVTADGRIRDVDARREPDLFWALRGGGNAQFGVVTELRLRTHAAPQCTTFFLSWPWSSAAAVVREWQRWAPTAPDEIWANLHLSAPVGGRPGSVRVGGLTLGTRGDIENRLDRLADAVGAPARSVSVRTRPYMDAMKVMGGVSGYTIAQSHQKGSLPGRTPQGRVARESYAARSDFYTRRIPADGVRALLARVEKLAALTGGGAGSVALDALGGAVGRVRPTDTAFVHRNALFLAQYIVSWPDSASATTVARHQAWLDGTHGAMRPWASGEAYQNYTDPKLRDWRRAYYGVNADRLARVRAAYDPGRLFRHPQSL, encoded by the coding sequence ATGGGCGGGACGGCACGGCGGGCGAACGCGGCGGCCACGGAGGGGGAGACGGGAGCCGGCGGCGGACTCACCCGGCGGGGACTGCTCGGCGCCGGGATAGCCGCCGGTGCGGCCGCGACCGCCGCCGGAGTCTTCGCCTCCAGGGCACCCGCCGCCACCGCGGGCCGGGCGCCCGCCGCACCCCGCGCCGGTGACTGGACGGCCCTGGCACGCGGCCTCGACGGCACGCTCGTACGGCCCGGCAGCCGCGACTACGACACCGCGCGCACCCTCTTCAACCCCCGCTTCGACGGCGTACGGCCCGCCGGGATCGCGTACTGCGCACGGCCCGAGGACGTCCGCAGCTGCCTGGAGTTCGCCCGCCGGCACCAGGTCCCCGTCGCGGTACGCAGCGGCGGGCACTCGTACGCGGGCTGGTCGTCCGGGCCGGGACTGATCGTCGACGTGCAGAAGATGGCGTCCGTCTCGCTCTCCGGGACCGGCGCGACGATCGGCGCCGGAGCCAAACTCATCGACGTCTACGACCGGCTGACGGCGCGGGGGCGGACCGTGCCCGCCGGGTCCTGTCCCACGGTGGGGATCTCCGGACTGGCACTCGGCGGCGGTGTCGGCGTCGTCAGCCGCGCCTACGGACTGACGAGCGACAGCATCACCGGCGCCCGCATCGTCACGGCCGACGGCCGGATCCGTGACGTGGACGCCCGCCGGGAACCCGACCTGTTCTGGGCGCTGCGCGGCGGCGGGAACGCCCAGTTCGGCGTCGTCACCGAACTGCGGCTGCGCACCCACGCGGCACCGCAGTGCACCACCTTCTTCCTGAGCTGGCCCTGGTCCAGTGCCGCGGCCGTCGTCCGCGAATGGCAGCGCTGGGCCCCCACCGCCCCCGACGAGATCTGGGCCAACCTGCATCTGTCCGCACCCGTCGGAGGACGGCCGGGCTCGGTCCGGGTCGGCGGTCTGACGCTCGGGACCCGCGGGGACATCGAGAACCGGCTCGACCGCCTCGCCGACGCCGTCGGCGCGCCCGCCCGTTCGGTGTCCGTGCGCACGCGGCCCTACATGGACGCGATGAAGGTGATGGGCGGCGTATCGGGCTACACGATCGCCCAGTCCCACCAGAAGGGCAGCCTGCCCGGCCGCACCCCGCAGGGCCGGGTGGCGCGCGAATCGTACGCGGCACGCTCGGACTTCTACACCCGGCGCATCCCGGCCGACGGCGTGCGGGCCCTGCTCGCCCGGGTGGAGAAGCTCGCGGCCCTCACCGGAGGCGGCGCGGGCAGCGTGGCCCTGGACGCCCTCGGCGGCGCGGTGGGCCGCGTCCGGCCGACGGACACGGCCTTCGTCCACCGCAACGCGCTGTTCCTGGCGCAGTACATCGTCTCCTGGCCCGACTCCGCCTCCGCGACCACCGTGGCCCGGCACCAGGCCTGGCTCGACGGCACGCACGGGGCGATGCGGCCCTGGGCGAGCGGCGAGGCGTACCAGAACTACACGGACCCCAAACTCCGCGACTGGCGCCGGGCGTACTACGGCGTGAACGCCGACCGCCTCGCACGGGTGCGGGCGGCGTACGATCCCGGGCGCCTCTTCAGGCACCCGCAGTCGCTCTGA